The region AACGATATAATACATCACatatatgatcaaaataaaaatgcatttaaatccagaaatgcagctcAAATATGgatatgatcaaaataaaaatgcatttaaatccagaaatgcagcccaaatcttggctctagaattagatgatctaatggtcaataattaaccaaaaacacggaaggtcataattaagcaattttaggtcatattataatatttgggtttaatgtcatgctaagatcattttaggtcttgctttgttagcatgacctaaaaattaactaactatgacctataAGTGTCCtgcgtatgatattgttctgcatttctgtatttaaatctaatttTGCCTAGATCAaaaccattagattagagaaatggacggtccagatcaacattgggtaattaatctcgtgttgcattatttgtcctattttgtgcattatgagggtacaatagtaatctaataatggctgaaaaccgctacgaataatgcatataattgcctatataatgcacaatatgtgaactgcaatgaatacgaacaagatgtgatgtgttatgatgtttgacacacgtttcttgtttcccctaagggtttaataagcttaggggctagggtatagtacgtagacatgtatgtaatattcacatggtaacgagtaatgcatataattgactatataatgcacaatttgtgaactgcaatgcatacgaacaagatgtgctgtgttattatgtttgacacacgtttcttgtttcccctaagggtttaataagcttaggggctagggtatagtacgtacgcattaataataaattataaaacgatacgaataattcaccaaattgtcacgagtaatggatgttattaactatataatgcacaatatgtgaactgcaatgcatacgaataagatgtaccatgttatgatgtttgacacacgtttcttgtttcccctaagggtttaataagcttaggggctagggtatagtacgtagacattactaaatacacgtatgtaatcttcaatccgttgattaacccatatacacaatacctctaataacgcataatatactgagaatgacaattaacagctacataatgcactacctaaaccaaataatgcacatacgtatattccaataacaacaatttgttagtaatgtctacgtactataccctagcccctaagcttattaaacccttagggaaacaagaaacgtgtgtcaaacatcataacatggtacatcttattcgtatgcattgcagttcacatattgtgcattatatagttaataacatccattactcgtgacaatttggtaaattattcgtatcgttttataatttgttattaatgcgtacgtactataccctagcccctaagattattaaacccttaggggaaacaagaaacgtgtgtcaaacatcataacacagcacattttgttcgtatgcattgcagttcacaaattgtgcattatatagtcaattatatccatttctcgttaccatgtgaagattacatacgtgtctacgtactataccctagcccctaagcttattaaactcttaggggaaacaagaaacgtgtgtccaaacatcatagcatggtacatcttattcgtatgcattgcagttcacatattgtgcattatatagtcaattatatgcattactcgtaaccatgtggtgcattattcgcagataccaaaatgtggcagttacttttccgtcaaatgtcaataataaccctgtaatgcatacaaccaccttctataatgcaacacggaaccagttttatagaatgaatctgatccgttgatgccttagatctaacgcgtaatattaagaaggaaaaaggatctaagatgtgaaaaggagaataacgttcccctatatatatatatatatatatatatatatatatatatatatatatatatatagggttgcgttaaagatagaaccattcttaagtgtagaacctagaactctacatattttattcattggatgaggaaaaaatgacggtcaagattaaaaatcatacatattagactatgttttcacgacattccggactcaacatgtgaaaaaactcacatgttgatggaagaatgaatgaaacgaagaagagtccatgcatgctttattttttcacttatctgcattcacccattaataatagttttggttataatgggaagttgttgtgcaaatcaacacaattggattaaaagatctaacgacctccgtttggcatttgttctacgtttaagaatggttctacgtttaagaatggttctatcttgatcacaatcctatatatatatatatatatatatatatatataacaaagaATCACCATAATATACCACAAtttcatataataaaaaaacaggCATATATAGAAAAgagacaaaaaaatgaaaaagttgTTGTAAGGTTCATCACTTGCACATAATAACTAAACTTGGATTCTCATACCAACACTTCTTTTCATCAGAACTTCTtctatcagaaaaaaaaaaatgaagccTCTCTCTTGAATCCAAATCACAAGTACTGTTTATGTATCCTCCCCCGATTCTCCTCCCACCACATTTTAGCGTGTATCTCCCCGAATTTATCACGGCTGAAACGACCAGTCCAAGTTCGATCAAACCATGCCCGAAAAAACAATACACAATTCAACACTGATAATAACACTAACCTGAATCTAACACGTCTGAGTTCCCTTTTCCCATCGGGCAGAGCCCTGATGGTGATATACACCCCGGGCTCGTCCTGCTCGACCCACTCCATCTCCAGGTCGCTGGCATTGCTCATCGAGCTAGTCCTCATGGATGACGAGGCTTCTGTCTTGGCGCCACTGATGCTCGAGAGCTTGGGAGTTGATTCATAGTTAGGGATTGAGTGTGTAGAGGTTAGGTCTAAGGAATCTGTGGAGTATCCCTTTGTTGTCCCGGTTGGTCGAAGGAATGCACGAGGGGGAGGCTCTCGGCCTAGTGGTGGTGTCACGGGGCTGCTGTCCATCTTCGAGCTGGTGTCATCCTCGGAGATTGGTGTTGTCGGAAGAGGGCAGCCTTGGAGGTTTAGCCTCTGGACATTGTAGAGTTCTAGAACCTTCTCGGAGTTCTCAGCCCACCACCTTTGTGCTTGCCATTGGTTGAACATGTCTCGGCTGGTG is a window of Salvia splendens isolate huo1 chromosome 3, SspV2, whole genome shotgun sequence DNA encoding:
- the LOC121796257 gene encoding protein Brevis radix-like 4, with the protein product MLTCIARSKQASDESPSIDHRNPPSGKLNSDSGAAPSKHAIKSLSSQIKDMALKASGAYRHCAPCANQSAAPPGAIGGGGEPMDLAAAQEKFRWSYRRTGSSSSGRRDLEARLKGISSGEGTPASASGRRIDPIVFVEENEPKEWVAQVEPGVLITFLSLPRGGNDLKRIRFSRDMFNQWQAQRWWAENSEKVLELYNVQRLNLQGCPLPTTPISEDDTSSKMDSSPVTPPLGREPPPRAFLRPTGTTKGYSTDSLDLTSTHSIPNYESTPKLSSISGAKTEASSSMRTSSMSNASDLEMEWVEQDEPGVYITIRALPDGKRELRRVRFSRDKFGEIHAKMWWEENRGRIHKQYL